From Coturnix japonica isolate 7356 chromosome 1, Coturnix japonica 2.1, whole genome shotgun sequence, the proteins below share one genomic window:
- the CCDC89 gene encoding coiled-coil domain-containing protein 89 encodes MAECCGRSQSSCSSGSVSTAEEDGETVVASHTSDEEIGKYIEDLTKGIQTPCGSPEEKREKALLRARLEEQHRLICILKKKTDDARKRCKSLEQLNVELEKLRLEDAVKLKNQTERIQYLEDLANNQEKMISSKDEHEKQNTELKEENQCLQQENETLSSHAAEDKEDEMLHLAAQARELLQQLDVLHEKCACERSRAQQLEKELLEAQSQQAHTCTLEVDSLRQQLQRLQEEHQQMVEQLEHGESQQKAHGAELQAKLERANEEKQQLLNLATERGKALQEKQQEILQLGRKLEMAERAKWRAEKHIVKEVAANYDLKIQGLQQELKSSQQAYSELSLQFDAYKKHSMDLLAKEKALNIKLRHFKA; translated from the exons ATGGCTGAATGTTGTGGCAGGAgccaaagcagctgcagcagtggaag TGTGTCCACTGCCGAAGAGGATGGAGAGACGGTGGTGGCCAGCCACACAAGCGATGAGGAGATAGGCAAATATATAGAAGATCTGACAAAAGGCATACAGACACCCTGCGGGAGCCctgaggagaagagagagaaggctCTGCTACGGGCACGCCTGGAAGAGCAGCATCGCCTTATCTGtatcctgaagaaaaaaacagatgatgCACGCAAACGCTGCAAGAGCCTGGAGCAGCTCAACGTGGAACTGGAGAAACTGAGGCTAGAAGATGCTGTGAAACTAAAAAACCAGACCGAGCGGATTCAGTACTTGGAGGATTTGGCCAACAACCAGGAGAAAATGATCTCCTCCAAGGATGAGCACGAGAAACAGAACACggagctgaaggaggaaaacCAGTGTCTGCAGCAGGAGAACGAAACCCTCTCCAGCCATGCAGCAGAGGACAAGGAGGATGAAATGCTCCATCTTGCTGCCCAGGCCAGAGAGCTCTTGCAGCAGCTGGATGTTCTACATGAGAAATGTGCTTGTGAGAGATCCAGAGCCCAGCAGCTAGAAAAGGAGCTCCTGGAAGCTCAGAGCCAGCAAGCACACACTTGTACCTTGGAGGTTGACTCGCTAAGACAACAGCTGCAGCGCCTACAGGAGGAGCACCAACAAATGGTGGAACAGCTGGAGCATGGGGAAAGCCAGCAGAAGGCTCacggagctgagctgcaggccAAGCTGGAGAGGGCAAACGAGGAGAAACAGCAGCTACTGAACCTGGCCACAGAAAGGGGCAAAGCtctgcaagaaaagcagcaggaaattctgcagctggggaggaagCTGGAGATGGCAGAAAGAGCCAAATGGAGAGCAGAGAAGCACATCGTCAAAGAAGTGGCAGCAAACTATGATCTGAAGATCCAAGGGCTCCAGCAAGagctgaagagcagccagcaggcGTACAGCGAGCTCTCACTGCAGTTCGACGCttacaaaaagcacagcatggaTTTACTGgccaaagaaaaagcattgaaTATCAAACTCCGTCACTTTAAGGCATAA
- the CREBZF gene encoding CREB/ATF bZIP transcription factor isoform X2 encodes MRHSLTQLLAASGGSSPSGAAWPLTGAGQTPRGRDGGGEGDPSAGRPKQQQQEKEAAEGPPEVWEQEDWFPGLELGDLLEAARPEWDAELSGCLCGEAGRGRGGRRSGGAGSRLKAAAAARLNRLKKKQYVLGLESRLQGLAAENRQLRDRNRGLSRRLRELERESGYLRAVLANQSALGQLLSRLAGTRAGGLRLGTSLFRDGRLQQQQQQQQQPLRAGGDSGDHDYALPNARPPGSEQPPGAEPEEEEWAAPGGICLHVERDQFLF; translated from the exons ATGCGGCACAGCCTCACCCAGCTGCTGGCGGCCTCGGGCGGTTCGAGCCCTTCGGGAGCCGCGTGGCCTCTCACCGGAGCGGGGCAGACCCCGAGAGGGCGGGATGGCGGCGGGGAAGGTGATCCGAGCGCTGGACGGcccaaacaacagcaacaggagAAAGAGGCGGCCGAAGGTCCGCCGGAGGTTTGGGAACAAGAAGACTGGTTCCCCGGGCTGGAGCTGGGAGACCTGCTGGAGGCGGCCCGGCCGGAATGGGACGCGGAGCTGAGCGGTTGTTTGTGCGGAGAAGCGGGGCGCGGCCGCggggggcggcggagcggcggggccggcagCAGGTTgaaggcggcggcggcggcgagaCTGAACCGGCTGAAGAAGAAGCAGTACgtgctggggctggagagcCGCCTGCAGGGCCTGGCTGCCGAGAACCGGCAGCTGCGGGACCGCAACCGAGGCCTCAGCCGCCGCCTGCGGGAGCTGGAGCGGGAGAGCGGCTACCTGCGGGCCGTGCTGGCCAACCAAAGCGCGTTGGGGCAGCTCCTGAGCCGCTTGGCCGGGACACGGGCCGGCGGGCTGCGCCTGGGCACCAGCCTCTTCAGGGACGGCCGCCtccagcagcaacaacaacaacaacaacagcccCTCCGGGCCGGCGGAGACAGCGGAGACCACGACTACGCGCTGCCCAACGCGCGGCCGCCCGGCTCCGAGCAGCCGCCGGGAGCGGAGCCCGAGGAGGAGGAATGGGCGGCACCCGGCGGGATCTGCCTGCACGTGGAGCGGGATCAG TTTCTCTTTTAG
- the CREBZF gene encoding CREB/ATF bZIP transcription factor isoform X1 — protein MRHSLTQLLAASGGSSPSGAAWPLTGAGQTPRGRDGGGEGDPSAGRPKQQQQEKEAAEGPPEVWEQEDWFPGLELGDLLEAARPEWDAELSGCLCGEAGRGRGGRRSGGAGSRLKAAAAARLNRLKKKQYVLGLESRLQGLAAENRQLRDRNRGLSRRLRELERESGYLRAVLANQSALGQLLSRLAGTRAGGLRLGTSLFRDGRLQQQQQQQQQPLRAGGDSGDHDYALPNARPPGSEQPPGAEPEEEEWAAPGGICLHVERDQVSVEFCSICARRAAASFKTFSFRCLSCQAPLCRG, from the exons ATGCGGCACAGCCTCACCCAGCTGCTGGCGGCCTCGGGCGGTTCGAGCCCTTCGGGAGCCGCGTGGCCTCTCACCGGAGCGGGGCAGACCCCGAGAGGGCGGGATGGCGGCGGGGAAGGTGATCCGAGCGCTGGACGGcccaaacaacagcaacaggagAAAGAGGCGGCCGAAGGTCCGCCGGAGGTTTGGGAACAAGAAGACTGGTTCCCCGGGCTGGAGCTGGGAGACCTGCTGGAGGCGGCCCGGCCGGAATGGGACGCGGAGCTGAGCGGTTGTTTGTGCGGAGAAGCGGGGCGCGGCCGCggggggcggcggagcggcggggccggcagCAGGTTgaaggcggcggcggcggcgagaCTGAACCGGCTGAAGAAGAAGCAGTACgtgctggggctggagagcCGCCTGCAGGGCCTGGCTGCCGAGAACCGGCAGCTGCGGGACCGCAACCGAGGCCTCAGCCGCCGCCTGCGGGAGCTGGAGCGGGAGAGCGGCTACCTGCGGGCCGTGCTGGCCAACCAAAGCGCGTTGGGGCAGCTCCTGAGCCGCTTGGCCGGGACACGGGCCGGCGGGCTGCGCCTGGGCACCAGCCTCTTCAGGGACGGCCGCCtccagcagcaacaacaacaacaacaacagcccCTCCGGGCCGGCGGAGACAGCGGAGACCACGACTACGCGCTGCCCAACGCGCGGCCGCCCGGCTCCGAGCAGCCGCCGGGAGCGGAGCCCGAGGAGGAGGAATGGGCGGCACCCGGCGGGATCTGCCTGCACGTGGAGCGGGATCAGGTGTCGGTGGAGTTCTGCTCCATCTGCGCTCGGAGAGCGGCAGCCTCCTTTAAAAC TTTCTCTTTTAGGTGCTTGTCCTGCCAGGCTCCGTTGTGTAGGGGTTAA
- the LOC107308493 gene encoding transmembrane protein 126A-like, whose translation MTGREFLELDSPQQRLYLDRLKRMEIIHKLFNELPQSDQNLCNHGSYFLAGNASLCGLTANNFFRKILNIRKAAIISALPMAVIPFISTVAVYDAFLRGPLFSGELDCQVCAVVRGGLIGAVVGAFYPIFMAIPVNGSLAARYSSSPLPGKENLVRFWLSVSQPVFRKMRFGLLIQVLTGVFLATKHHGIYVKILEQMKHSRDPEELQSSS comes from the exons ATGACAGGAAGAGAATTTCTTGAACTAGATTCTCCACAGCAAAGGCTATATTTGGATAGACTGAAGCGGATGGAAATCATACACAAGTTGTTCAATGAGCTTCCTCAATCAGATCA GAACCTTTGTAATCATGGATCATACTTCCTTGCAGGAAATGCAAGCTTATGTGGCTtaacagcaaataatttcttcaggAAGATCCTAAATATCAGAAAGGCTGCCATAATATCTGCTTTGCCGATGGCCgttattccatttatttcaacAGTGGCAGTTTATGATGCTTTCCTGCGTGGCCCTCTATTTTCAG GTGAGCTGGACTGCCAGGTCTGTGCTGTGGTCAGAGGAGGATTAATAGGTGCTGTTGTGGGTGCTTTCTACCCTATTTTCATGGCTATCCCTGTGAACGGAAGCCTTGCAGCCAG GTACTCTTCATCTCCCTTGCCAGGGAAAGAGAACTTAGTACGCTTCTGGCTCTCagtctctcagcctgtctttagGAAGATGAGATTTGGTTTGCTTATACAGGTTCTGACTGGAGTTTTTCTTGCCACTAAACATCATGGAATATATGTCAAAATACTGGAGCAGATGAAGCACAGCAGGGATCCTGAAGAATTACAGTCCTCAAGTTGA
- the SYTL2 gene encoding synaptotagmin-like protein 2 isoform X2: MEVKNIACQNDGESLREINETIEKSVAPCRDSGLRSSLEKLLKEASETPPPKPRHTVLRTAEMQAKNTKYRQDEESLKEISETIGKSVVPSKPSSLSSSLEKLLKEASETPPPKPRRVDMTLQRTAEMEVKNTACQNDGESLREINETIEKSVAPCRDSGLRSSLEKLLKEASETPPPKPRRMDGTVQRTADIQVGNVTGHHNGEVLQETGKPMKTSALSEAKGKGLDVNLQKVLKDVSETPASPLENMDKKMQGEIATHRSMWMPRQEGDHLQEIQEMIEKTTVSNTEKFREFNSSLEKLLQEASEASSPVSKELNKQGKLGNRVFPSQTETLVMTVSQPYALRSCHKPMKTAIKSGVPEQNAKASVDDLATSEVSELLKVNEAISKKEQRNTPVVEIGETNTVIHLCKINEIGRKDESTSLNVSEDNSQLKELLKLRRTSTPLKDESSSPHLEGSQFTLSFQHEDDDEEDGDSLNFGSRFSDENSDYYSGTGSSTRSEEELNPVLMALKRSADRKMPSKSLEDIPSATSNKGKINVPKEEIALSAEDGLKPDQHQVRNGSAAGISTVPSQPDKPFSNPEKVKGLSKSVPSFLQEESDDRETDTASESSYSFGRIKKSPSSLTNLSGSSGMASLSSVSGSLMSVYSGDFGSVDVKGNIQFAIDYVEQLSELHIFICQCKDLAVADVKRQRSDPYVKTYLLPEKYKLGKRKTSVKKKTFNPVFNEILRYKIEKDLLKNQSLNISVWHNDTFGRNSFLGEVELDLGTWDWNDKSNKQINWFPLKPRTSTTAFELENRGEMKLALQYVPQPVGGKKILSTGEVHIWVKECRDLPLLRGNRLNSFIKCTILPDTSRKSRQKTRTVSKTTNPVFNHTMVYDGFRPEDLKEACIELTVWDHNKLVNHFLGGLRIGLGTGKSYGTTVDWMDSTSDESALWEKMIKSPNTWVEDTLPLRMLMVAKLTK; the protein is encoded by the exons ATGGAAGTTAAAAACATTGCCTGTCAGAATGATGGAGAATCACTGCGAGAGATCAATGAGACCATTGAAAAGTCTGTTGCCCCCTGTAGGGACAGTGGCTTGCGTTCTTCTCTAGAGAAGCTGCTAAAGGAGGCCTCTGAAACACCACCTCCTAAACCAAGGCATACGGTACTGAGGACTGCTGAAATGCAAGCTAAAAACACAAAGTATCGGCAAGATGAAGAgtcactgaaagaaatcagtgaGACCATAGGGAAGTCTGTTGTTCCTTCCAAGCCCAGTAGCTTGAGTTCTTCTCTAGAGAAGCTGCTGAAGGAGGCTTCTGAAACACCACCTCCTAAACCAAGACGTGTGGACATGACACTACAGAGGACTGCTGAGATGGAAGTTAAAAACACTGCCTGTCAGAATGATGGAGAATCATTGCGAGAGATCAATGAGACCATTGAAAAGTCTGTTGCCCCCTGTAGGGACAGTGGCTTGCGTTCTTCTCTAGAGAAGCTGCTGAAGGAGGCCTCTGAAACACCACCACCTAAACCAAGGCGTATGGATGGCACAGTGCAGAGGACTGCTGATATACAAGTAGGAAATGTGACCGGTCATCACAATGGTGAGGTGCTGCAGGAAACTGGCAAGCCCATGAAAACATCTGCACTGTCAGAGGCTAAAGGTAAAGGACTGGATGTTAATTTGCAGAAGGTACTGAAAGATGTCAGTGAAACACCAGCTTCTCCACTAGAAAATATGGATAAGAAAATGCAAGGTGAAATAGCAACTCACCGAAGTATGTGGATGCCACGTCAAGAAGGAGATCACCttcaagaaatacaagaaatgatagaaaaaaCTACtgtttcaaatactgaaaaattcaGAGAATTCAATAGCTCACTGGAAAAACTTCTTCAAGAAGCATCTGAAGCATCATCTCCAGTATCCaaagaattaaataaacaagGAAAGCTTGGGAATAGGGTGTTTCCATCACAAACAGAGACTCTAGTCATGACGGTGTCACAGCCTTATGCTTTGCGTAGCTGTCATAAACCAATGAAGACAGCTATCAAGAGTGGAGTTCCAGAACAAAATGCCAAAGCTTCAGTAGATGATCTTGCAACTTCTGAAGTGTCTGAGCTCCTTAAAGTAAATGAGGCTATTAgtaaaaaagaacagagaaacacACCTGTGGTAGAGATAGGAGAGACCAATACAGTGATCCATTTATGCAAGATAAATGAAATAGGAAGGAAAGATGAGAGCACATCCTTGAATGTCTCTGAAGATAATTCACAATTAAAGGAACTGTTGAAATTGAGAAGAACAAGCACACCTCTTAAAGATGAGAGCAGTTCTCCTCACCTGGAAGGATCTCAGTTCACCCTGTCCTTTCAGCAcgaagatgatgatgaagaagatgGTGACAGTTTGAATTTTGGATCTCGGTTTTCAGATGAAAACTCTGATTATTATTCTGGAACCGGAAGTTCAACTC GTTCAGAAGAAGAATTAAATCCTGTTTTGATGGCTTTGAAAAGGAGTGCAGATAGGAAAATGCCTTCCAAAAGTCTAGAGGACATTCCATCAGCTACTTCAA ataaaggaaaaataaatgttccaaaggaagaaatagctCTTAGTGCTGAAGATG GTCTGAAACCTGATCAGCATCAAGTGAGGAATGGAAGTGCAGCAGGAA TCTCCACAGTGCCTTCACAGCCTGATAAGCCATTTTCCAATCCTGAAAAAGTCAAAGGACTCAGCAAGTCAGTACCATCATTCCTACAGGAAGAG AGCGATGACAGAGAGACAGATACAGCATCAGAAAGCAGTTATTCCTTTGGGAGAATCAAGAAGAGTCCCAGCTCTCTAACCAATCTTAGTGGTTCTTCTGGCATGGCCTCCTTATCCTCT GTGAGCGGAAGCTTAATGAGTGTCTATAGTGGAGACTTTGGCAGTGTCGATGTGAAGGGGAACATTCAGTTTGCTATTGATTACGTAGAACAACTGAGCGAACTCCACATTTTCATTTGCCAGTGTAAGGACTTGGCAGTTGCAGATGTCAAGAGACAGCGTTCAGACCC GTATGTGAAGACCTACCTGCTTCCAGAGAAATACAAGCTGGGCAAACGGAAGAcatcagtgaaaaagaaaacgtTTAATCCAGTCTTCAATGAAATACTGCGG TACAAAATTGAGAAAGATCTCCTAAAGAACCAAAGCCTTAATATCTCTGTCTGGCACAATGATACCTTTGGGAGGAATAGCTTCCTTGGTGAAGTGGAGCTGGATTTAGGAACTTGGGACTGGAATGATAAATCCAACAAGCAGATCAACTGGTTTCCACTCAAGCCTAGG ACTTCAACGACGGCTtttgaactggaaaacagaggGGAGATGAAGCTTGCCCTCCAGTATGTTCCACAGCCTGTTGGAG gaaagaaaattctgtCCACTGGTGAGGTCCACATCTGGGTGAAGGAATGCCGTGATCTTCCTCTTCTGAGGGGCAACAGACTCAACTCTTTTATTAAGTG cacAATTCTTCCAGATACCAGCAGAAAAAGTCGccagaaaacaagaacagtgtcaaaaacaacaaacccagtATTCAACCATACCATGGTCTATGATGGTTTTAGACCAGAAGATTTGAAAGAAGCCTGCATAGAACTCACAGTTTGGGATCACAACAAACTTGTCAACCATTTTCTGGGAGGTCTCAGGATAGGCCTTGGAACAG GCAAAAGCTATGGGACTACAGTGGACTGGATGGATTCCACTTCAGATGAATCAGCCCTGTGGGAGAAGATGATAAAGTCACCCAACACATGGGTGGAAGATACACTACCTCTCAGGATGCTCATGGTTGCAAAACTGACAAAATAA